The DNA sequence GGCGCCGGCGGACGGGGGCCGGCTCAGCGGCGGCGCACCGCCAGCGCCGCCGTCGGGAACGTGAGCATCGAGACCATGCCCGCGCCCACCATGGCCGAGCCGAGCACCGAGCTCAGCGCCCCGGCGTCGACCGCGATGTTGACCACGGCGACGATGACGGCCAGCCCCACCGACGTCCACAGCATCGCGGCGACGCGGTCGCGCGCGCCCGAGCGCCACGGGATGACGAACGAGCCGGGCAGGCCGCGCGCGACGAACATCACCACGAGGAAGACGGGGACGAGCGCGAGCGCGAGCGGCTGGGAGAACAGGCCGCGCAGGTCGAACGCGACGCCCGTGGTCACGAAGAAAAGCGGCGTGAGGAACCCGAACGCCAGGCCCTGGAACTTGTGCTCGACGAGCTGGCGCTCGCCCGGGTCGACGTTGCTGACGAGCTGGCGCACCAGCACGCCCGCGGCGAACGCCCCCACCAGCATGTCGAGGTCGAACACGTCGACGCTCACGGCGGTGAGGATCGCGACCGCGAACACGACGATGCGCACCGCGAAGTTGCCCGAGGTGTGCATGGTGGCGCTCACGACGCGGCGCGCCCAGACGGGCAGGCCCCGCGCGGCGATGCGCACGGAGGCGAGCACCATCGCGCAGAACAGCACCAGGGCGAGCGCCGACCACCAGATGTCCCGCCCGCCGAACACGACCGACAGGGCCAGCAGCGGCGCGAGCTGCCCCACGGTCCCCGCGGCGATGATGGCGCGGCCGAACGGCGTGGTGAGCTCCCCGGCGTCGCGCATCGAGGGCATCGCGGTGCTCAGGGCCGTGGAGGTGAGCGCGATGCCGGCGAAGACGCCGGTGGTGACCAGCGACGTCGTCCCGTCGCCCGAGACCTGCAGGCCGCCGGCGTCGGCGGCGATGATGACGCCGATCCCGGCCAGCACGGCCAGCACGAGCGAGAGCACCCACCCTGCGGTCGCCCAGCCGAGCTGCGTGCGGGAGATGGCGCGGTACTCCAGCTCGTACCCGGCGATGAAGATGATCGCGGCCAGACCCATCCGGCCGACCGAGGCGGGCAGGCCGCCGGGCTCGACCAGGCCGAGGATCGCCGGGCCGATGAGCATGCCGAGCGCGATCTCCACGACCGGCAGGGGGATCGGGATCAGGCGCTTGCTCAGCGCGGCGAGCGGGGGAGCGGCGACGACGGCCGCGAGGACGGCCGCGAGGCCGAGCAGGGCAGAGTCCACGGCTTGAACTCTAGGGACGTTCGCGCCGGTCGGCCCCGTGGAGGCCGAGTCGGCTCGCGCGGCTGGCCACGACACGCGGCGCTCGGGCCGCTGCGTGCGGCGGTCGGTGTGCCGGGGTCGCTGCGTGCCAGGGTCGTTGTGTGCCGGGGACGCTCAGCGCGGTCCCGGACCGCCCGTGCCCCGGTACCGGTCGAACACCTCGGCGAGCGTGGGGACACTCAACCCTGCCGCCGCCCGCGCGCGCGGGCGCGTGACGAGCACGCCCACGACGCCGACGGCGAGGGGCACGAGCACGACGCTCAGCGCGAGCCGGTAGTCGGCGAGCGTGGGAGCGCCACCCGGCGCCCGGGCGTCGAGCACGACGCCGACGGCGAGCATGACCACGACGGCGGAGGCGAAGGCGCCCATATTCGCCACGCCCTGCGCGGCGCCCCGACGCGCGGGTGGGTTGAACGACGCGGCCAGGTCGAGGCCCACGAGCGAGGCCGGCCCGCCGATCGAGATGAGGACGACGAACACGGCCAGCGCCCACAGCGGCCGCGGTGTGGCGGGCAGCAGCACCATCGCCCACCCCGCGCCCGTCGCGACCGCGACCGCGAGCGCGCCCCACGTGCGGCGCAGCGGGTGGCGCGCGGTGAACTCGCCGATCGCGGGCCCGGCGACGAGCGAGACGGCGACGCTGACGGTCAGCAGGGCGCCCGCCTCGGCCGGGGTGCGGCCCTGCCCGCGCACGAGGAACGGGACGCCCCACATGAGCACGAAGACGTTGGGGCTGACCCCGCCGAGCAGGTGGGCGAAGAAGCCGAGCCAGGTGCCGGGGCTCGTGAGCGTGGCGCCGAGCCCGGCGAGGCCACGGCGTAGCGGCGGCTCGTCGTGCGGCCCGGGGCGGACCCCGAACGCGGCCAGGCCCGCGGTGGCGAGCCCGAGCGCGGCCAGCGCCGCGAATGCGGGCGTCCAGCCGAAGCGGTGCAGGGCGGCGGCGAACGGGATCGCCGAGACCACCTGGCCGAGTTGCCCGACCAGCCCGGTGACCTGCGTCAGCAGCGGCACGCGGCGCCGGTCGAACCAGCCCCACACCAGGCGGACCGCGGAGATGAAGACGGCGGCGTCGCCCGAGCCGACCAGCACGCGCAGCGCGATGGCCGCGCCGACGCCGGGCGCCACCGCCATGCCGGCCTGTCCGAGCGCCATCGTGAGCGCGCCGAACGTCAGCAGACGCCGGGCGCCGAAGCGGTCGAGCGCGACGCCCATCGGGACTTGCATCGCCGCGTAGGTGGCGAGCTGCACGACGACGAACAGGGACAGCACGGTGGCCTGGGCGCCGAACCGGTCGGCCGCCGCCAGGCCCGCGACGCCGAAGGACGAGCGGTGGGCGACGGCCAGCACGTAGACGGCCAGCCCGCACGCCCACACGAGCCACGGCGTCGCGCGGGAGGTCGGCGGGCGTGGCACCGCTCCATGCTGTCACGCCGCGCGCCCCGGGCGTCGCGCCCGGGGCGAGAGGGTGTCACTCCTCGGGGATCTGGAACCGCTCGCACTCGGCGGGCGTCAGCTCGTGCTCGCCCGGGTCGGTCGTGACGGCCTCGCGGCGCAGGTCCGACGGCGTCAGACCCGTGGCCTCCTGGACGGCGCGCCGCATCGCGACGGTCGAGCCGAAGCCCGACAGGGTCGCAATCTCGGCCAGGGAGGCCGAGGCGAGGCGCACGTCGCGCAGGCGCGCGATCGCGTGCTGCGTGCGCACCTCCTGGATGCGCTGGGCCACGGTGCGGTCCTCGTCCTCGAACAGCCGCTGCAGTGAGCGGCGCGAGAGGCCGAGGTGCTCGGCGACCGACGCCGAGCTCAGCTCGGGGTCGGTGTACCGGGCGGCGATGTGACGCAGCGCGGCCAGCCGCTGGCGGCGCAGGTCCCAGCCCGCGCAGCCGGCCACGGCGAGCGCCGTGATGGTGCTGACCGCGAGGGTGCGCAGCACGTCCGCGATCTGCGCCCGGGCGACCGGGGCGAGCTGGTCGGAGTCCTGGCGCAGCAGGTCGAGCAGGAACGCGCCGAGCGCGCACGGCACCGCGGCGTCAGCGCGGCCGACGACGAACGGGGCCGATCGCGGCAGGGCCGTCAGGCCGGTGTTGTCGGCCGGCAGGTCGCACAGCACGATGCGCGCCGGGGCCAAAGACTCGTAGGCCACGGGGCTCGTGCCGAGGATCAGGGCGCTGTCGCGCGCCGCGAGCGTCGCGTTCGCCTCGTGGTGTCGCAGTGTCACCTCGCCCTCGACGACGACCATGAGGCGCAGCGTCGAGGAGTCGGCGCCCCACATACGGTCGGGCGTGTCGAGGCGCACGGGGCCGTGCTCCAGATAGGTGACCTGCAGGTCGCCGAACTTGGCGGTGCGCGTGCGCGCGTTGCCCCGTTCGGTGGTGGTGGTCTGCGCCGGGTGGGCGCGGCGTGGGGTCACGCCGCGGTGGCGGTGGATGGTGCGGTGGGGGCTCGGATTCATCGTGCCGGGTCCCTTCGTTGGTGTGGTCTGCGCCTATCCCACGCGGCGCGCGCCGGATCACCGCCGTTCCGTGCGTGGTACCTCGCAGGTCCGTTCCGGGCAGCAGGAGACGCCCAGCACAGTGCGCCCCCAGGAGGGTCCCGGCGCGTCAACTCGGGGTGGCGCTGGGTGCGCCGTCAGACTGTCCGGGTGAGCGAGACGACGCTGTGGCTGGTGTGTGGGCTTCCGGGAGCGGGCAAGACGACGCGCGCCCGCGCGGTGGTCGAGGTGGAGCAGGCCGTCTACCTGAGCCCCGACGAGTGGATCGTCCGGTTGGGCGTCAGCCTCGTCGACTACGAGTTCCGCTTCAAGCTCCAGGCGTGCCTGCTCGACCTCGCCGGTGACCTGTTGGCGCACGGGGTGAGCGTCGTCGTCGAGTTCGGGTCGTGGTCGCGCGCCGAGCGTGAGGCCATCCGGCAGGTTGCGGAGCCCGCCGGCGCCCGCACCGCGCTGCACTTCCTGGACGCGCCCCTCGACGAGCTCGCGCGGCGTGTGCGCGCCCGTGGCGGCCCCGACGCCGAGGCGCTCGCCCGGGACGTGCTGCTGGCGACCTGGCAGCAGTTCGAGCGCCCGACGGCGGACGAGATCGCTCAGTTCGACGTCTACGTCGCCCCCGACGACCCCTGGCCGGCCAACTGACCGACGCGCGCGGGCGCGCCCGCGGGGGAGCGGCCCCTCACGAGCGCGCCCACACTGAGCCACGCGCGCCCGCGACGGCGGTCGCCGTCACGGGCACACGTCAACGCGGGCTGCGCAGGGGTTCAGCGCGCGCTCGGGCGACGCCGTCGGGCGAGCATCACCAGCGCCGCACCGGCGCCGAGCAGGGCGCCGGCCACGGCCAGTGCCGTGACGGCCTCCGCGCCCGTGCGCGGCAGGTACTGCGACAGCGGGTGCTGCGTGGCCGAGGCGTCCCGCACCACGCGGATGATCGAGCCGTCGTGGTCGTCCTCGTCGTTGTCGCGGTCGTTCTGGTCGTCGTCCGGCGTCATGGACGTGTTGGACTCGTTGACCTCGTTGTCCTCCCACGAGTGGTAGACCAGCTTGCCGTCCTCGACCGCGCTGTTGGAGCGGTCGGGCGTGGAGTCGACGTCGGGCACCTGCTGCCAGGAGCCGGCCACGCCGTCGTAGGTCTCGCTCGCGAGCGGCTGGGCGAAGCTGGCCATCATCGTGCGCGCGAGCGGCGCCGCGGACGGCTCGGACGCCGCCGCCGGCTCGACCCCCGCGGGGACCCACCCGCTGAACCGAGAGATCTCGACGAAGGTGGGCAGGTCCTCCGACTCGTCGGCGTGCGTGCCGAGCGCCTCGGGCGTCACGCGCAGGGTGAGGTAGACCTTGAACCGCTCGCCGGGGGCCAGCACGATGCCCGCGTCCTCCATCGACATGTGCCACAGGCCGTCGGGGGCCAGCTCCCACCCGTCGTTGTCGTGCCCGGGGACGGTGTTCATGTACTGGCCGTCCGCGTACTCCAGTCCGACGCCGGAGTAGTTGACGAGCTCGTCGACGCGCGCGGTGCGGTTGCCCTGGTTCAGCAGTTCGATGTCACGCACCAGCAGGTCGCCCACGTGGATGTCGACGGTGTCGTCGTCGTAGGTCACGTAGGGGATGATGTGCGACGGCCCGGGCTCGTCTGGCGATGACCGCCACTGGTAGATGAGCGAGCCGTCACGCCACACCTCGGAGACCCAGGTGCGCAGCGCGAGGTCGTACACGGGCTCGCCGTCGTCCGGGCCGTCCGCCTGCGCGGGCGCCTTCGGGTGGACGTCGACGTCGTAGAGCCAGCTCGCGCCGTCGTCCGGATCGGTCATCGGGATCGTGACGTAGAACGGCGCGACGCCCCCGACGGCCAACTGCTCGACGCGGTACAGGCCGACCGGAAGGCGCGAGAACGACGCCTGCCCGGAGCCGTCGGTGACCCGCAGGTCGGCGGGCCCGAGGTTCGGGATCCCCTGGCCGCCCGAGGCGAGGCGGGCCGCCTCACGCCACCCCGAGTCGGAGGTCAGGTCGACGCCGTCGACCTGGGCGACCGCGAAGCGCTCCCCGGACGCGGGCCGCGCGGACGAGACGTCGTCGCCCATCCGGTAGGAGTGCACCGTCAGGCTTCCGAGGCGGGTGGGGTCGATGACCGCGGACGACGCGGCGGCGGGGGTGGCGGCGGCGACGGGCGCGAGCGTGGCGCCCAGCGCCACCACCCAAGAGACCAGCTTGCGGTTCATGAACGCCTCCGGCGTCGGGTCAGGTTGCGGTCGGCGTGGCGCCGGCCGCCGGGAGAGGTGGAGGTGGACGGCGTCGTGTCGCGGCGCGCGGGCCAGAAGGCGAGGGCCATGACGCTCGCGGCGCCGCCGCCGTTGACGGCCGCCCACCACGGGAACCCCGGCCCGGTCACGGCACGGACGACGGAGCCGCCGTCGTCGTCGGGATGGGGGTCGTCGGTCCGCTCACCGCGGACGAGTAGACGGTGGGTGTTGACGTAGGTGGGGAAGCACGTGGTGAGGGTCACCAAGTCCTTGCCCTCCTCGATGCGGATCAGGTCCGTCGAGTCGGACGCGCGGACCGGGGTGATCGAGGTGACCTCGTAGGCCAGGTGGCGGCCCATGACCGACAGCGTGAACACGTCGCCCACCTCGACCTCGGAGAGCCGGTTGAACAACGTGGCCTTGCTCCAGCCGGAGTGCGCGCCGATCACGGCGTGCGTCGACGGGCCTCCGACCGGCAGCGACGTGCCATACAGGTGGCCGGCGTTGGTGTCCAGCGCGGTCGGCGACGTGCCGTGCACCACGGGCAGCCGCGCGTCGATCGAGGCCACGTCCAGGTCCGCCATGAGCGACGTGCCGTCCACCGAGAGCAGGTCCGTGTAGGCGATGTACTCGGGGTCGGACTCGTCGGCGGCCCCGAACTCATGGATGTCGTGGCCGATCTCGCTCGCGCCGCCGGCCGCGAGCCAGGCGTTGTACTCCTGCGCCGCGGCGAACTGGGCGTCCTGCTCGTGCGACGGCGTCGCGTCATGCGCCTGCGCGAACTGCGCGGTGCGGCTGGCGGCGGCGCGGTCGTTGAACCACGTCACCGCGGGGTTCCACTGCTACACGGCGATCGCCGCGACCACCAGGACTGCGACGACGACACGGACCGCGAGGGCCCGGCGCTGCGCGGACCGGTTGAGCTTGTGGCGGGGCATGGAACCTCCCTCCCGCACAGGTGATGGCTGGGTCATGTGCGCGCCACACGGGCGCTGGTGAGGGGCGCGGCCCCGGAGGTGACGCTCCGGGGCCGCGCGGGGAGTCGCGTCAGTCGTTCACGCGACGGGACCGCACGAGCCACAGCACACCGCCGCCGGCGAGCACCACGGCGATGATCGGCAGAACGGCGCGGTTGCCACCGATCGCGGGGAGGGCGAAGGGGCGCTCCGGCGCGTTGTGGACGACAATGGTGTACTCGCCCTTGTTCGCCGAGAGGAGCTTGAACTCCCGGGGCGTCTTGTCGGGCTGGTAGCCCTCAGGAGGGTCCGTCTCGACCAACCAGTACGTCTGCGCCGGGCTCAGAGACTGATTGTCTGCAAAGTCAGAGTAGCGGAGAGTGAAAGTCACGGTGCCGTTTACCGTCTTGCGCGGTTCGACGATATACGGGCCTTCTGTCGCAGCATCTTCGGAGGCGGCGATCGCGAACGTGGCGCCGTCGAGCAGGTCGCCGGACGCCGCGTCGAGCTTATTGACCGTGAGTTGACCCCACATAGTTGTCACTTCGGCTGATGTGCCGCTGTAGACGTTGCTGCCGACGATCATTTCGTAGGATGCATCGTTCGTAATCACGCCAGGACTATTGACAGTAGCTTCGATGCTGAAGCCGATGTCGGTGGTTTTGCTGATCGCGTCAAGAAGGACCTCTGGGAGTTTGACTGTGAGCGTATTGCTCGCCGTGTCGAGCGGGCTACCATTCAAAGTCTTAAATTGCTCATCGTAGTCGACTATGGGGGATGGAGCCGGATCACCCGCGTGAGCGAGTGTGAGCGAGTTGACATTCGGCACGAGCCGCTTGTCGAATATGTCAGTGATTGTTACGGAAGTTGTGCCCGGAGGGACTGGAATCGTCACCGTGTACTTGACTGGCTTGGTGACGTCGGCGTCCGAGACTGTCTTGGATATCAGACTCTTCTCGTTCTTGGGGTACACGTGCACGTCATAGATCCACTTGTCGCCGCCCGGATTCAGCGTGGGCACCGTCACGAGGAACTGCTCAGTTTCCGGCACACCAGCGGGTGCATCGATTTCGGTAACAAGGTAGAGCCCGACGTTTAGGTCCCTGACCTTGATGACGCCGTCCGCGTCGGTCTTGTGAAGCGTTTGCTCGGGGTCGGCCGAAATCAGAGCGGCTGCCTCTGTGGGCGTCATGGTCGCCGCAGTCGTCCAGCCTACGGGTGTCGTGAGATTCACCCCGGTCACCTGCTCGATCGTGAACGTGACGCCCTCAATCGGGATACCCTGGACGTCCTCATCCTCGCCGGTTGCGGCGTCACCGAGCTGCTCCGGTGCGACCAGTTTGGTGATGGTGATGCTGCCCGTCGCACTCGAGTCGATCTTCTCCGGGCCAACGACCACCGGGTCGTTTGGATCGGCGAGTGCGGATTGGGGCATTGCGAGCAGTGCCACGATTGCTGGGATGAGGACGGCTCTGCGTCCCCTGGTCTTCTTGACCACGGTGGGTCCCTTCTTGATCAGCGGACCGTTTTCGGTCTGTTCGAGAGCGGATTTCAATATTGCGGGCCGCATTGTTGGAGGAGGCTTCCGCGAGTTGGGCGGGCGTACGGAGCGTCAGCGGATGCGGTGTCGACGGTTGCGCCGCGAGGCGGCGAGGAGATAGACGGCACCGATTGCCGCGATCGAGGCCGCGACCGCGGGGATGGCACCCGGAGTTCCGCCGACTGGCGGGAGCGGAGGGCCCTTCGCCCAGTCGTCTGGCGTTGGTGTGGGTGTCGGCGTCGGGTCGGGAGAGGGCGCGCCGCAAGGGGTGACGGAGACCGTAGCGGTGGCGGGCGCGGAAGTCACCGACTGCGCTCCGAACTGTCCGGACGCGTGGGCTTCGTTGACGAACTGGCACACGGGAGTGCCCGTCCCTGCCGCGGTGACCTCTTCCGACGTGAGCTTGTGGGTTGCCGTGAACGTCTGCGTCTCATTCGGCCCGAGGGTGACAGGCGAGCTAGGTGCGAGGGTCCCATGATCGATGAGATCGTCCTCGATCGTGACGCCGGTGAGCGTCGTCGTCCCAGTGTTCTTGACGTCGAACTCGTAGGCGATCGTTTCGCCCACCCCATATCCGACGCTCTCTCCTCGCACGGTCTTCACGATCTCCAGCGCCGGGGCCGGAGCGTCGACGAGCGTGGTGATCTTGAGCATGCGGATGAGGTGGACGTCGGTGAAGTGACCAGTCGACCCGGCAAACCCGAACTTGAAATTCTCGGGCATGGGTTCCGTCATGCGGTACGACAGGAGTGGCGCGCTTTCGGCGAGGGTCTCTCGCTTTCCATCGAAGGCGACGAAGACCTGGACGAGCGGCTTCTCCTCAGGAGAGACGATGATGCGGACGAGTCGCTTCGACTCATCGAGAAGACGCTCCATTTTCTTGTCCTCTGACATCCCCGCCCATCCCGTGATGCCGCCAGTCCATCTTGGATCGTGACTGCTCGGGCCGCCGAGGAGACCAGGGAGTGTGGTCGTCGGCTTCTTGGTGGAGGGAAGGACGATTGTCGACGTCAGGTATTCGTATCCGTCAAAACCATTTCCCGGACCGCGTAGCGTGATCGTATTGTCGGCGTTGTCCTTCCAATCGGATCCGGCAGGCGAGAAAGTTCCTGGGTAGTAGCATTTTTTCTTGAGGCCGCCGGCGGATTCGCCACCGGTGGATCCTCTGCATTCGGGGTCGTCTTGAATGTAGTTTCCGAGGACGTCGAATCCGATTCCGAGATATCCGTGATCAACGCCACGTGTCCACGTCCCATCCTCGTCGCGCTTCTGCGCGTACCCGAGAGATCCGCCATAGGCTCCTGGGGTGTCAAGATTCGCGGTGCCATCGACGATGAAGAAGCCGATTCCGTCGGCGGGCGCCTGGGTGTTCGACGTGGCCGGTGTCGTCGAGTTGAACTGGTACATCTCGAACGTGACGTCGATTCCGCCGGAGGCGCTAATTGCGTGGTCGTACAGAACGGCTCCGACTTTGTTGTGGTTGTTGTCGGTGAGTTGGAGGTAGCCGTCCACGGACGCGTCCGGCCCCGGGGCGCCATTACGCGTACCCGTCTGCTCGACATTCGCGCCGTTGGGGCCCTTATCGAGACCCACCTTGGGTGCGAAGACGGTACCGTCGGGCGCATTCGTGAGTCCGGCGTGTCCGAGAAGTTTGAAGTTCGAGTCCTGCAACCTATCGCCGGTGAAGTCCTCATTGAGGAGCGGCGTCGGCACGGCGTTTGGCATCTCGTCGGCGGCCGCCGTTGGCTGGGATGCGACGTCGACCACCAAGGCAAGGCCCAATGTCGCCACTGCGATCGCTGCGATGGGTTTCGTCAGTCGCACCGGGAGCACCTCCTGCGCTTTCTCACTGCGTTGACCGAACAGCCGGCGGTTGTTCGAGGATGTGTCTAGGTTGCGGTTCGTGGGAGCGGCGACTGGGCGCGGGGCGTGAGACGCGCGCCGGGGTGGCGACGATTCGCGCCCGCGACTTGACGCCACTGCAGTGGGTATGCTTCAGGTAAAGGACGGGTCCCGGGCGGCTTTCGTGAGGGTCACGTACCGAGCGGTTCAGTCATGCGAGGTTGCGGTCACGTCACCATGGGGCGAGACGCTCACCGGCGGGATGCCCTCGGGTCTCGGCGTTGTGCGCACACTGCCCTCCGCAGGGATCCACCACGTGAACAGGAAGGCGCCAGTGACCGACCGCATCCTCCTGGCCGTGTCGCACGGCACGTCCTCTCGTACCGGGGCCGACGCGGTCGGCTTGCTCGTCGAAGCCGTCAGGGCGCGCCGAGGTGAGCGTGGTCAGGGCGTCGCCGCCGCGTTCGTGGACGTCCAAGACCCCGACGTGCCGACCGCGCTGTACACCCTCGGAGCCACCGTGCCTGGCGGGCCCCCGGTCGTCGTCGTGCCCCTGCTGCTGTCCGCCGGGTATCACGTGCATGTTGACCTGCGTGATGCTGTCGATGCCGCGCGGGCCGCGGGCGGGGACGTGGCCCTCGCCGGAGCGCTGGGCCCCGACGCCCGTGTCGTCGCGCTGCTCGCGCGCAGGCTCGCTGAGGCCGGGTTGCGCGCCGACGACGCCGTCGTGCTGGCCGCGGCGGGGTCCAGCGACGCTCGGGCGGTCGCGGACTGTGAGGCCGTCGGGGCCTCGCTCTCGGAGCGCCTGGGCCGGCCGGTGACCGTCGCCTACATCTCGGCGGCGACGCCCCGCCTGCACGATGCGGTCGCCGTAGCCAGGCAGTCGGGGCGCGCCGCCGTTGGCCGGTCAACGCCCGAGGCGCCGGCAGGGGAGGGGGTCGGCGCCCCGCGCGTCGTCGTGGCGAGCTACCTGCTCGCGCCAGGCAACTTCGCCGACCTGGCGGCCGCCGCGGGCGGCGATGTGACGAGCGCGCCGCTGCTGGTCGCAGGCGGCCCGGTGCCCCCCGAGTTGGTCGACGTGGTGCTGGACCGGTTCGCGGCCGCGTCGTCGTGACGCGCGGGCGTCATCTCTCGATCACGAATGCGCTGCCCCCGCGCGCGGGCACGTCGACGGCGTGCACCGCCGTGACGTGGGCGAGCGGCGGACCCTGGCGCAGCGCCGCGAGTACGCCGTCGACGGCGTCGGGCGCGCCTTCGAGCTCGGCCTCCACCGCACCGTCGTCGCGGTTGCGCACCCAGCCGGACAGGCCCGCGCTGTAGGCGGTGTCGGTGGTCCAGAAGCGGAACCCGACGCCCTGGACGCGCCCACGCACCACGACGCGGACGCGGCGAGCGGGCGCGGAGGTCACGCGCAGGCTCCCGCCACGGGCGCCGACGGCGCAGCGCCGGGCGCGGTGCGGGCGACGGCCGAGGTGCGCATGCCCACGATCGTAGGCGCCGCGCGGCGACACGCGATCGCGAAAGCCCTAGCCGCCACGCGCTGGCGCGCGTAGATTCTGAGCGGATGCAGGGCGCACGCGCTGCACGCACAGACACGCTCGTCGGCGACGCAAACCGGCGGCGAGCACCGGACACGGAAGGGGGGACACCACGATGATCCGATCGACCGCGACGGACCGCGGCGGCGCTCTCACCTGCGCGTGCCCGGGCCTGGGCGCGCAACGGCGGTTCGACCTGCACCGCACCGACCTCATCGACCATTCCTGCGGCACTCTCCACGTCTGACCGGGCCCGCGCCCGGCCAGCCCTGAAGCCGTCGCAGGAGATCCCTGGGCGGCTTCCGTCGTCCTCGGACCGAAAGACCTGGAATCCGACGACGCTGACAAGGACTGGGAGGCGGCTATGGCAGATGTGCTCGTCCTCAACGCCGGCTACGAGCCGCTGCACCGCGTCTCGGTGCGGCACGCGATCCACATGCTGGTGCGCAAGGTCGCCGTGGTCGAAGAGTCCGTCGTGGGACGCACGTTCGGGCCCTACCCGATGCCACGTGTGCTGCGCCTGGTGCGCTACGTGACGATGCGCTGGCGCTACCGCCGCGACCAGGCCCCGGCGTGCACCAAGGCGGGGGTGCGCGCCCGCGACGGGCGGTGCGCGTACTGCGGCGGCGCCGCCGACACCGTCGACCATGTGCTGCCGCGCTCACGGGGCGGGGCGTCGTCGTGGCTCAACCTCGTGGCCGCATGCGCGGACTGCAACGCGCGCAAGGCCGACCGCACACCGCAGGAGGCGGGCATGGAGTTGCGCCTCGTCCCGCACGTGCCCGACCTGTCCTGGAGACCCGCGGCCTGACGCCGCCACGCAGCGGCCACACGCGCCCCCGCGGCGGCGCCCGTGGGCGCCCGCGACGGCGCCGATGAGTGGGCGGAGCAACCATCAACGCGCGCCACGGGTGCACAATGGCGCCGATGCCCACCGCCGACCCCGTGACTGCCCCTGCGTCCGCCCGTCCCATCGCCGACGCCGACCAGTCCACGGTCGCCGCCCTGCGCCGTCTGCTGCCGTTCGTGCGCCCCGCCCTGCCGCGGCTGGTCGCGGGCATGTTCTCGGCGCTGGGCGCGTCGCTCGCCGCGCTCGCGATCCCGCGCGTGCTGCAGCGCATGGTCGACGGCCCGCTCGCCGCCGGCGCCCGCGAGCACGACGCCGGGGCGCTGTGGGGCGCGATCGCCGTGGTGCTCGCGCTGGGCCTGGCCGAGGCGGGACTGGTCCTGGCGCGGCGCAACCTCGTGATGCTGCCGGGCACGCGCGTCGAGGCCGACCTGCGCATGGCGCTGTTCCGCCACCTGCAAGACCTGCCCGTCGCGTTCCACGACCGGTGGGCGGGCGGGCAGCTGCTGTCGCGCTCGATGTCGGACCTGGGGTTGCTGCGCCGCTGGCTGGTGTTTGGCCTGCTGCAGCTCGTGGTCAGCTGCGTGACCGTGCTGGTCGGCGTCGGGCTGCTGGCCGCGACGACGGGGTGGCTGGGTGTCGTGTACCTGGTCGGGGCGGTGCCCGTGACCGTCATCGCGTTCCGGTTCTCACGCCGATACCGCGCCATCGCGCGCCGCTCGCAGGACCAGGCCGGTGACCTGGCCACCACGGTCGAGGAGTCGGTGCATGGCATCCGCGTGC is a window from the Xylanimonas ulmi genome containing:
- a CDS encoding SpaH/EbpB family LPXTG-anchored major pilin, whose protein sequence is MVKKTRGRRAVLIPAIVALLAMPQSALADPNDPVVVGPEKIDSSATGSITITKLVAPEQLGDAATGEDEDVQGIPIEGVTFTIEQVTGVNLTTPVGWTTAATMTPTEAAALISADPEQTLHKTDADGVIKVRDLNVGLYLVTEIDAPAGVPETEQFLVTVPTLNPGGDKWIYDVHVYPKNEKSLISKTVSDADVTKPVKYTVTIPVPPGTTSVTITDIFDKRLVPNVNSLTLAHAGDPAPSPIVDYDEQFKTLNGSPLDTASNTLTVKLPEVLLDAISKTTDIGFSIEATVNSPGVITNDASYEMIVGSNVYSGTSAEVTTMWGQLTVNKLDAASGDLLDGATFAIAASEDAATEGPYIVEPRKTVNGTVTFTLRYSDFADNQSLSPAQTYWLVETDPPEGYQPDKTPREFKLLSANKGEYTIVVHNAPERPFALPAIGGNRAVLPIIAVVLAGGGVLWLVRSRRVND
- a CDS encoding DUF7507 domain-containing protein, whose protein sequence is MRLTKPIAAIAVATLGLALVVDVASQPTAAADEMPNAVPTPLLNEDFTGDRLQDSNFKLLGHAGLTNAPDGTVFAPKVGLDKGPNGANVEQTGTRNGAPGPDASVDGYLQLTDNNHNKVGAVLYDHAISASGGIDVTFEMYQFNSTTPATSNTQAPADGIGFFIVDGTANLDTPGAYGGSLGYAQKRDEDGTWTRGVDHGYLGIGFDVLGNYIQDDPECRGSTGGESAGGLKKKCYYPGTFSPAGSDWKDNADNTITLRGPGNGFDGYEYLTSTIVLPSTKKPTTTLPGLLGGPSSHDPRWTGGITGWAGMSEDKKMERLLDESKRLVRIIVSPEEKPLVQVFVAFDGKRETLAESAPLLSYRMTEPMPENFKFGFAGSTGHFTDVHLIRMLKITTLVDAPAPALEIVKTVRGESVGYGVGETIAYEFDVKNTGTTTLTGVTIEDDLIDHGTLAPSSPVTLGPNETQTFTATHKLTSEEVTAAGTGTPVCQFVNEAHASGQFGAQSVTSAPATATVSVTPCGAPSPDPTPTPTPTPDDWAKGPPLPPVGGTPGAIPAVAASIAAIGAVYLLAASRRNRRHRIR
- a CDS encoding sirohydrochlorin chelatase, whose product is MTDRILLAVSHGTSSRTGADAVGLLVEAVRARRGERGQGVAAAFVDVQDPDVPTALYTLGATVPGGPPVVVVPLLLSAGYHVHVDLRDAVDAARAAGGDVALAGALGPDARVVALLARRLAEAGLRADDAVVLAAAGSSDARAVADCEAVGASLSERLGRPVTVAYISAATPRLHDAVAVARQSGRAAVGRSTPEAPAGEGVGAPRVVVASYLLAPGNFADLAAAAGGDVTSAPLLVAGGPVPPELVDVVLDRFAAASS
- a CDS encoding acylphosphatase; amino-acid sequence: MTSAPARRVRVVVRGRVQGVGFRFWTTDTAYSAGLSGWVRNRDDGAVEAELEGAPDAVDGVLAALRQGPPLAHVTAVHAVDVPARGGSAFVIER
- a CDS encoding HNH endonuclease, whose amino-acid sequence is MADVLVLNAGYEPLHRVSVRHAIHMLVRKVAVVEESVVGRTFGPYPMPRVLRLVRYVTMRWRYRRDQAPACTKAGVRARDGRCAYCGGAADTVDHVLPRSRGGASSWLNLVAACADCNARKADRTPQEAGMELRLVPHVPDLSWRPAA